A DNA window from Sporosarcina sp. ANT_H38 contains the following coding sequences:
- a CDS encoding sugar isomerase domain-containing protein produces the protein MNAYFKEIESLMKKVIHEEQQSVERVAAEMTKRLSIGGIVQLFGSGHSHLIAEESFFRAGGLVPVSPIIVESLMIHNGAFQASINEKDPEFIQTFAGQLDFRPEDVIIIISTSGRNVVPIDVAHIAKESGAYVVSLQSLCYNASEQPSKHHSGNRLEDVAETVLNTHVTLGDGLLVSEGMPYAPASGIIGSMLLHAVFSRVIGMMIESGIDPPIFKSANLDGSSAHNEQMIATYGKRIKF, from the coding sequence GTGAATGCATATTTCAAGGAAATCGAATCGTTGATGAAAAAAGTAATTCATGAAGAACAGCAATCTGTTGAGAGAGTTGCGGCAGAGATGACGAAACGCCTCTCGATTGGTGGTATTGTTCAGTTGTTTGGTTCAGGCCATTCTCACTTAATAGCAGAAGAGTCGTTTTTTCGTGCGGGTGGTTTAGTACCTGTAAGTCCTATTATTGTCGAATCGTTGATGATTCATAATGGTGCTTTCCAGGCATCTATAAACGAAAAAGACCCTGAATTCATTCAAACATTTGCGGGTCAGTTAGATTTTCGTCCTGAAGATGTAATCATTATTATTTCAACTTCCGGTCGAAATGTGGTACCAATAGATGTAGCGCATATTGCAAAAGAGTCCGGGGCTTATGTTGTTTCCCTCCAGTCTCTCTGCTACAATGCGTCTGAACAGCCGTCCAAACACCATTCAGGAAATCGACTTGAAGATGTTGCGGAAACTGTATTGAATACGCATGTAACGCTTGGAGATGGGCTTCTGGTATCGGAGGGAATGCCATATGCTCCGGCTTCTGGTATTATTGGGAGTATGCTTCTTCATGCCGTATTTAGTCGTGTAATTGGTATGATGATTGAAAGTGGCATAGATCCACCAATATTTAAAAGTGCCAATTTGGATGGGAGCTCAGCACATAATGAGCAGATGATTGCAACTTATGGGAAGCGAATTAAGTTTTAA
- a CDS encoding phosphocarrier protein HPr yields the protein MIEKNYKVTSNEGLHARPSSILVSAVTPFTSDVKLEYNEKTVNLKSIMGVMSLGISAGADIKIIADGADEKEVLAKVDEVLKSEGIAQ from the coding sequence ATGATTGAAAAAAATTACAAAGTTACTAGCAACGAAGGCCTTCACGCACGTCCATCATCCATATTAGTATCCGCGGTAACACCATTTACATCAGATGTGAAACTTGAGTATAACGAAAAGACCGTGAACCTGAAGTCGATTATGGGTGTTATGTCACTCGGGATTTCAGCTGGAGCCGATATAAAAATCATCGCTGATGGTGCGGACGAGAAAGAAGTATTGGCTAAAGTTGATGAAGTACTTAAATCAGAAGGAATTGCTCAGTAA